GACAGGGTTCCTGTGGTCGATGTGGCTCGTCCAGGACCTTGCTAATATCTTCGTCTACCTGCCCCGTCAGCTGACATGGTGGGGGCTGGCGCTTTCGCTGGGTGGCATGGTCCTGCTGCAGGGCTACCTCTTCCGCGAACGCGGCGGTAAGATCCAGAAGATCGTTACCTCAAAGACCAACACGCTGGACGTCCGATCGGCGACGTTCATCGACTTGATGTATGGGCTCGTGCTGCTGTTCTTTAAGGTGGACTACATCCCGAAGCTCTTCGCTGCCGCCGGCCTGCAAGTGCCCTGGCCTCAGAAGATGCCGATGAGCACGACCTGGGTCTTCCTCGGTCTGCTGGCCGGACGTGAAATCGCCCTCGCCCTGCGCATACACCACCGCAAGAAAAAGAAGCTCACCAACATCGTCTTCTCCGACGCCGGTAAGGCCTTCTTCGGCTCCGTGGTGGCTATCGTGCTGGCGATGTTCCTGCCGATGCTGACCCCCTTCACCAGTGAGGGAGAGATCCCCCAGCCGAAGGCAGCCATCGAGCAGTCTGTCGATGCCACAACGGCCCCGGCGGTAGAGGTACCTGCCGCCACGCCTTCCACTGAGCCAGCGGCTAAGTAAGCCCCTCTAAACGGCGCTTTCAGGAAGCTAAATTTCTTGAGCCTGCGGACGATGGCAGAAATTGCCTGACACCCGCAGGCTCATTTTGTTTATAAAGCTACCGGTGATCCGCCTGACGCGGAAGCCGCACCACAATAACCACACCATCAAGAAACACCCATCGGGCATGCTAACCCTGTCTCAGACCCGCGAACGCCTTCAGGCGCTTGGCATGCACCCCAGCAAAAAGCTCGGGCAGAACTTCCTCGTCGACCCCAACATCGTCCGCAAATCCCTGGAGCTGGCTGAAATCCGGGCCGGGGATGCCGTGGTCGAAGTCGGCCCCGGTCTGGGCACCCTGACCGACGGGCTCCTGGAGAGCGGAGCCGAGGTCTACGCCGTAGAGCTGGACCACCGGCTCGCCCCCGCCCTGCAAGAACGCCTCGCCAACGAATCCCGCTTTCACCTGACCGAGGCAGACGCCATGGACAAGCCGCGGGCGGACTTCCCCGGCGATCGCCCCTTTAAGATCGTCGCCAACCTCCCCTACGCGATCTCCACCCCATGGATGGAGCAGATCCTCGCCGGGCCGCTGCCGCAGCGGATGGTCCTGATGCTCCAAAAAGAGGCCGCCGACCGCTTCACCGCCGAGCCCGGTGGTAAGAACATCGGCGCGGTCAGCCTCTTCCTCGCTGCCGCCTACCGCCGCCGACCCGGCCACGCCGTGGCGCGCTCATGCTTTTACCCGGCCCCGGATATTGACTCCGTGCTGCTGCACCTGGAGCTGCGGGAGGATCCCTACTGCTTCGACGCCGCCACCCGGGGCCTCATGCGCAAATTTTTCACCCAGCGTCGTAAGCAGATCGGCGCACTCGCCCGACAGGCCAAGCTACCCGCCCTCAATGGCTGGCTCGATGCGCTTGAGGCCGCCGGTACGCCCCCTAGCCTGCGCCCGGAGGCCCTGCCCCTGGAGGCGTGGATAACTCTCGACCAGACGCTACGAGAGGACGCCTGAGACAGGCTGACAAAAAAGCCGCGACCCTCGTTGAAGGTCGCGGCTGAAAGGATGTTTAAAAACGTTTAGCCGGGATTGTATCCGTCGCGCGAATACTACCGACGGCGGCGCAGGCCGAAAACCAACAGGCTAAGGGCTGCCAGACCGAGCAGGACGGAGGTGGAGCGAGACTCCGGAATCGCGACCACGGAGTCCCAACTGGTACCGACGCGCAGATCATCAATGTAGACATCGGCACCGGCGTCATTGAAGTAGGTACGCACCCCAATGCCCTGGAAACCTTTCGAGCCCTCACCCGGCGTGGTCACCGTAGCAGTGATGCTGGAGGAGGTGGTGTTTTCATCGCTGGTCGTCGGATTGAGCCAAACCGTTGTGGTTTCGTAAACACCAGCCGTAGAGTTCCAGCCGGTATACTTGACCACAGCCAGATAAGTCTGACCATAGTTGAGGACCGTCTCGACACTGCTGTCATCCCCATTATTGCGGGCCTGAGTCTTCGAGTTGGCTCCGTTGACAAAGAGCAGGTTGTCGTTGATGGCATCGTAGTTCTCGCCTTTAGCGGCCATCGTGATGGTATTATTACCACCAGCCTGACCGGAGGTTTCGCCTTCTGCGCCCACCACCTGGAAAAGGAAGCTCACGTAGTAATCCTGCCCCGAGGTATCAGCCGAGGTGAAGGCGGCACGCTGCGTGGCGTTCTGCGTGTTGCCACCGGTGAACATCAGGGAGTTACCTCCGCCCAGCGTGTGGCCTTCCAGGTCATAGGTCAGAGATTTGCTGGAGACCTCAACCGTGGCCAGACCCGAGCCATTCGTCCAGGAGTAGGCCCAGCCGGTGCCGCCGTTCTGGCCACCAATGGCGGTTCCACTGGTGTAAGAGTCGAAGTCGTCGATCGCCACCAAGTCGGCTTGAGCCGCCGGGGCAATGCCGCCCAGCAGAGCCACGGTGAGGGCTGCGGCGGAGATGAAGTGCTTTCGCTGAAGTTGTTTCGCTTTCATGGGATGATGAATCGCAGGGGTTATCTTTGTATCCTGCCGCTCAAACGGCAGACGAAATAGACGCAGGAATGATTGCGTGAGTGGAATCTCACCCATCCAGGTGTGGACTGACAACAGGCGCATAGCTCAACTCGTTGAGCCAGGTCACAATTCTCGCTTCGTTAGGAAAAACGAGTCCGCGCCGTGGGCTTGCCTTTACTTTGCAGGTGTGTCGGCAGCGTCTGAAGTACTCTCGGCCTCCGGCACCGTGAAGGTGGTCGTCATCGACAGCGACGTAATACCCTCGGGGAAGCTCAGCTCCAGGGTCGCATGCTCGCGCTTGAAGGAGCGGAACTTGATCGTATGGTCCCAACGCTGGCCAGCCGTCACCTCGAAGGGCTGGTCGGACTCGATGTCGATCAGGACCTCCGGTGTTTCCAGCACATCCGTCCCCTCCGGGCGGGGAGCATCCTGATTCTTCCAGGAGCCGATCCAGGCCGGGTACTCCTGACGGTCTGCAGGGACACGGATACGCGCGGTGCACGGGTCCGGCCGCTCAATGACAGGTGCCTGCTGCCCGGCGAAATGCCAGGTCAGCTGAGGCTTTAGCGGGGAGCCGCCCTGGGTCGTGCTAAACGCGTCGTTGACGATCAATTCGTCCACCGTCCAGGTAACTGTGCGCTCATAGTCCGGGAGGGCCGGGTAGGCTTGCCCGAGGTTCACCCGCACCTCGGCACCGTCGGCGTCGGCATACTCGACCGCGATGTCAGCGGGGGCCTTGCGCGGATTCGACTGCTCTTCCAGTCGCATCACATTGTGCCCGAGAGCTGTATCGAAATCGGTTTTCTTCTCGGGTAGGGCGTAGCCGGGCGTACCGCTTTCGATCAGCACCGGCTGGCCGCGCACGATGAAGTTCACGTGGCCACGGTCATAGTTATCGTGAAAGTCTTCGCCATCGCCACCGCGTACCCAGACACCGCTGGCGTCATTCTCCCAGCTGCTGCGCCAGACAAACATGCGCGTGCGCTCAAACAGGCCCCATGCGGGCGGCCAAGGCAGGCTTTTGGAGTTCAGGTCGATCCCCATCACCAGCAACCCGAAGAAGTCATAGGTCGGGCGGCCCGTTTCACTGATCAAAACCTTTACCAGGCCCTTGCTGCCGGAGAGGGCGGCCAGACGAGTGACCTCGGTCCGTGCGCCGGTGTAGTGCTTGCGCTGGCCGGGGAAAACGTCCGAGGCGTTGACGTAGTTGCTGCCCGGCTGGAAGTACAGGCTCAGGTAATCGGGGAAGTTCTTGAAAAACGCGCTCTGGGCAAACTCGTCATCCCCGGCCACCTCCATAAAGTGGCTGGCCAGAAAGAGAGAAATACTTGTCCAGGTCATGGCGTAGGTGTAGCCCTCGCTCATCGAGCCGTCATCGCCGACCACGGTCATGCTCTTGCGCAGGCACTCGACCCCGAAGTCGAAAATATCCTGATACTCCTCGCGCCCCAGCATGACAGCACCCGCCACCATACCACTGGCCGGAACGACCCACTGGTTCGAGTTCACGGCCTCCTTGATCATGTACCACGAGCGCTTGGCTTCCCAATCGGAGCGCGTCAGCTCGATCTCTTCGCGAACGCGTTCACGCACGGCCTGCTCCAGGTCCTCGGGCAGCGTCCCCTCGGGTAAAATCTCGTCCATGATGGCCAGCCCCTGCAAGAGGGCCCCCGTGGAAAGCCATACGCCGTCACCCTCCTCCGGGAGGCGGTTCACCCGGCTGGCGATGGTCCAGCCCGGCCGTTGAAACGGCTTCCAGGTGACGACTTCACGCAGCTGCTCGATCAAATGCTGCTTGCAGGCTTCGCTATCCGTCAGGCGAATGGCAGCCGCGAGCAGAGGCAGCTCCTCCAGCATGCGCCGGGCGGTGCCGGTGTCCGATGAGGCCAGGGCGAAACGCTCGGCGTAGTGGTTGACCTCCTCGTCCGTCGCGTCCCATTTGAGGCGGTTGCGCATGACGGCCTCCCCTTTGACGCGGGCGTCAGCCACGCGCACCTCTTCGCTCCGGCCCATGTCCTCCATGCTGTAGGAGCGGACCATGACCGGCCCTGCGGCGACAGCCTCGGCGCGCTCCAGTATCTGCTGGACCACATCGTTCGAGGCGTAGGGGCGGAGGGTATCAAGCTGCGCGCCAAATGTCTCGGCAGAAGCAGCGGAAAGAACGGGCGAAAGGGAAAGGAATGCCACGCATACGGCGGCGAGCAACGGGGACTTCATCGAGGGAAAACAATGCATGGGACAATCAGATTTGCAAATCAAGCACCCCGCAACCGCAGACCCGTTAAACTCGTTGAGTCTGGAGATGTTTTGGACAATACCGCTCCCGCCTCAGTCGCGGGGTCGCCCCCTACTCGCGGCAACCCGACTCTGCCACCGCCGTGAAGCGTCCCGTCGCCTCAGTCAGCTTCTCGCGGGCAAGCGCCCCGAAGCTGAGGCGGGCGAAGTTCTTCGGCTCGCCCTCGGCCACGCATAAATCACCGGGCACATAGAGCACGCCGTTGGCCAGACAGGCTTCGCAGAATGCCGAGCCCATCGAGAGGTCCATCCCCTCGGGAGCGCGCAGCCAGTAGTACAGGCCGCCTTCGGGCTGCTGCCAGCTCCAGCCCCTCTCCCGCAGGGTAGAGCCCTCCAGGGCCTCACCCATCAGGCGGGCCTTTTCGCGGTAGTTTGCGCGCACGCGCTCCAGATGGCCGGGGTACTCCCCGGCAGCCATCACGTCCTCGATGATGGCCTGGTTAAAGTTCGACGTGCCAAAATCCTGATGCCCCTTGAGCCAGAGCATCCGCTCCAGCCACTGCGGGTGCGAGCAGACGCCGTAGCCGACCTTCAGCCCGGTGGCGAAGGGCTTGGTAAACGTCCCCAGATAC
This genomic interval from Ruficoccus sp. ZRK36 contains the following:
- a CDS encoding heparinase II/III family protein; its protein translation is MHCFPSMKSPLLAAVCVAFLSLSPVLSAASAETFGAQLDTLRPYASNDVVQQILERAEAVAAGPVMVRSYSMEDMGRSEEVRVADARVKGEAVMRNRLKWDATDEEVNHYAERFALASSDTGTARRMLEELPLLAAAIRLTDSEACKQHLIEQLREVVTWKPFQRPGWTIASRVNRLPEEGDGVWLSTGALLQGLAIMDEILPEGTLPEDLEQAVRERVREEIELTRSDWEAKRSWYMIKEAVNSNQWVVPASGMVAGAVMLGREEYQDIFDFGVECLRKSMTVVGDDGSMSEGYTYAMTWTSISLFLASHFMEVAGDDEFAQSAFFKNFPDYLSLYFQPGSNYVNASDVFPGQRKHYTGARTEVTRLAALSGSKGLVKVLISETGRPTYDFFGLLVMGIDLNSKSLPWPPAWGLFERTRMFVWRSSWENDASGVWVRGGDGEDFHDNYDRGHVNFIVRGQPVLIESGTPGYALPEKKTDFDTALGHNVMRLEEQSNPRKAPADIAVEYADADGAEVRVNLGQAYPALPDYERTVTWTVDELIVNDAFSTTQGGSPLKPQLTWHFAGQQAPVIERPDPCTARIRVPADRQEYPAWIGSWKNQDAPRPEGTDVLETPEVLIDIESDQPFEVTAGQRWDHTIKFRSFKREHATLELSFPEGITSLSMTTTFTVPEAESTSDAADTPAK
- the rsmA gene encoding 16S rRNA (adenine(1518)-N(6)/adenine(1519)-N(6))-dimethyltransferase RsmA, which produces MLTLSQTRERLQALGMHPSKKLGQNFLVDPNIVRKSLELAEIRAGDAVVEVGPGLGTLTDGLLESGAEVYAVELDHRLAPALQERLANESRFHLTEADAMDKPRADFPGDRPFKIVANLPYAISTPWMEQILAGPLPQRMVLMLQKEAADRFTAEPGGKNIGAVSLFLAAAYRRRPGHAVARSCFYPAPDIDSVLLHLELREDPYCFDAATRGLMRKFFTQRRKQIGALARQAKLPALNGWLDALEAAGTPPSLRPEALPLEAWITLDQTLREDA